In one window of Mytilus galloprovincialis chromosome 6, xbMytGall1.hap1.1, whole genome shotgun sequence DNA:
- the LOC143079062 gene encoding tetraspanin-36-like, whose product MDSFTKGLKFFIVALNFILLFGSIVLLVFGILFHTGAKLDFIEALETKTKDNIRDLITTTGIGDVDNIDRFSFTQLLGGWIAHSMIGVALCMFVLSFSGCCGAWYKVRIFLLIYIIVQSIIMFVEVLILVLMFTVPITIQGQIKREMDFTIADFQGLAGNNDRTLGWMFLMDYYECCGTETYKDFQNEATVWDRTPGSISTMIDAPLICCKTIPIGGADNDVGCAREASKDIYTKGCFDVIWNKVLEKSMYTYVVIGNVFLLQILLLLSSIKFYRDAKEKRKVRPLKPILKKTKDNNGY is encoded by the exons ATGGATTCGTTTACAAAGGGACTGAAATTTTTCATTGTTGCTTTAAATTTCATATTACTG TTCGGAAGTATTGTTTTACTGGTATTTGGAATCCTCTTCCACACTGGAGCAAAGTTGGACTTTATCGAGGCATTGGAAACCAAGACAAAAGATAATATCCGTGATTTGATTACAACGACTGGCATTGGTGATGTGGACAACATTGATAGATTTAGTTTTACCCAGCTTCTTGGTGGATGGATTGCGCATTCGATGATAGGTGTGGCGCTTTGCATGTTCGttctgtcattcagtggttgttgtggGGCTTGGTACAAAGTTAGAATTTTCTTGTTAATA TATATCATAGTGCAGAGTATTATAATGTTTGTGGAAGTTCTTATTCTAGTACTTATGTTTACAGTACCAATTACT ATTCAAGGTCAAATTAAAAGAGAGATGGACTTTACAATAGCAGACTTCCAAGGATTAGCGGGAAATAATGACAGGACACTAGGGTGGATGTTTCTTATGGACTAC TATGAATGCTGCGGAACTGAGACATATAAAGATTTCCAGAACGAGGCAACTGTTTGGGATAGGACTCCAGGGTCTATTTCCACCATGATCGATGCTCCTTTAATATGCTGCAAGACTATACCCATAGGTGGAGCAGATAATGATGTTGGTTGTGCAAGAGAGGCTTCAAAAGATATCTATACGAAG GGTTGTTTTGATGTTATCTGGAACAAAGTGTTAGAGAAGTCAATGTATACCTATGTCGTGATTGGCAATGTTTTCCTTCTTCAG ATTCTATTGCTTCTGTCCTCAATAAAGTTTTATAGAGATgcaaaagaaaaaaggaaagtcAGACCATTGAAGCCTATACTAAAGAAAACAAAGGATAACAATGGATATTAA